A genome region from Carassius gibelio isolate Cgi1373 ecotype wild population from Czech Republic chromosome A23, carGib1.2-hapl.c, whole genome shotgun sequence includes the following:
- the LOC127944689 gene encoding zinc fingers and homeoboxes protein 3 yields the protein MASKRKSTVPCMIPVKAMHLQDDFERGRLFPPAKDIGFSLTEEASGKSSQSLDESSGQEAGDTYKDDGIYTCRPCNFETQDLNLFLDHVYSGHPDFRIDPCFHCVDCGTSAAKFEGLALHNARVHPSTITTTLQLKKKDNRIIVEQSLCVEPCESTSSKEYEISITKTPIMKMLKGKSEPKRIVVSHPGTDDPLPSITKVVEKNDSPAVTVTHVPTIVHNGAASKVTLPSAIQIVNGSGALPMLKTAVTQVVSVVHNRSLNQHSAPITVSSSHSSSASSSSSTKNLPKVMIPLSSIPTYNSSMDSSSFLKTSFSKFPYPTKAELCYLTVVTKYPEEQIKIWFTAQRLKQGISWSPEEIEDARRKMFNTIIQAAPSNSQHQRHTTTQPTITVLGTTGIPHFLQGSLVGQGGVIVTQPMMANGIQVSSAPVALAVTPKPQAAAKPMMQARPAAALVADKGISMVLGTVGSSSSGNCSSSSSNASSSSSSISSTSSLCSQASVISIGSSSTAKSNSNSNFKVNKPGTDATCIQSNGTIVKSEGKGNSEAKSNLNSKINVSNASTTPATTSASTTITDSTVPSKSDSPVSVNSRIFSTTNFLDPSFNKTKKSQEQLAALKESFLVSQFPNQEEVDRLISLTGLSVREVRKWFSDRRYHFRNLKGSRSSGGGQTVTASGGISQLDTLAAVDLSENSTPPERPKTPQQSPLSPSQTSSPPTPTRRPPRPPSPDFTAIRYKEREPHQVRTLEASFAQDPVPSSEEVDRLRAETKMTRREIHGWFSERRRRVAAEKKKEEAERAEREDDDAVGEGEEHVIKMGKSTNEETHEAEETQQQGKEDQQKDESGTEPKVNPIKINLKMLKVTESNGKGDPEGSQLNEATKVAQSISQTAVPQTSPYRGKKTPEQLHLLKQVFARTHWPSSPQYNELITKTGLSRPEVVRWFGDCRYVLKNGQLKWLESYQTMVDEEDFQKANISILKDHLDKHGKLDETKLDEIVKSSGLGEESIRRWFANKMPLLLEESNSESTGGVMTGSSSASPSEAAPASQHSDHEEAEQSGSSLISKDQTTGVDISTSTKQESD from the exons ATGGCTAGCAAGAGGAAGTCCACCGTTCCGTGCATGATTCCTGTAAAAGCCATGCATCTGCAGGATGACTTTGAACGCGGCAGACTTTTTCCTCCAGCCAAGGACATTGGCTTTTCCCTTACAGAGGAAGCAAGTGGAAAAAGCAGTCAAAGTTTGGATGAGTCCTCTGGGCAAGAAGCAGGTGATACCTATAAAGATGATGGCATTTACACTTGCAGGCCATGTAACTTTGAGACCCAGGACCTAAATCTTTTCCTCGATCATGTCTACAGTGGGCACCCAGATTTCCGCATTGATCCCTGTTTTCATTGTGTGGACTGCGGGACAAGTGCTGCAAAATTTGAGGGCTTAGCACTGCACAATGCCCGTGTCCATCCAAGTACAATAACCACCACACTTCAGCTCAAAAAGAAGGACAATAGAATCATAGTAGAGCAGAGTCTTTGTGTGGAACCTTGTGAAAGCACTAGCTCTAAAGAATATGAGATCTCCATCACCAAGACACCAATCATGAAAATGCTGAAGGGTAAATCAGAACCCAAAAGGATTGTAGTTTCTCACCCTGGTACTGATGACCCTCTCCCCTCTATTACCAAAGTGGTGGAGAAAAATGACTCCCCTGCAGTTACTGTCACTCATGTACCCACTATTGTACACAATGGAGCAGCCAGCAAAGTCACCCTGCCGTCGGCCATACAGATCGTTAATGGCTCTGGGGCTTTGCCCATGCTGAAGACAGCTGTTACACAAGTTGTATCCGTCGTGCATAACAGAAGTCTCAATCAACACTCTGCTCCAATCACGGTCTCCTCATCCCACTCCTCTTCGGCATCCTCCTCATCAAGTACTAAGAATCTTCCAAAAGTAATGATCCCCCTCAGCAGCATTCCTACCTACAACTCATCCATGGACAGTAGCAGTTTCCTAAAGACATCCTTTAGCAAGTTCCCTTATCCAACCAAAGCTGAGCTTTGCTACCTTACTGTAGTCACCAAGTATCCCGAGGAGCAGATCAAGATCTGGTTCACAGCACAGAGGCTGAAACAAGGAATCAGCTGGTCTCCAGAGGAAATAGAAGATGCCCGCAGAAAAATGTTCAATACAATCATACAGGCAGCACCCTCAAACAGCCAACATCAGAGGCACACCACTACTCAGCCAACTATCACAGTTCTGGGCACAACTGGAATCCCGCACTTCTTACAAGGTAGCCTGGTTGGCCAAGGAGGGGTGATTGTCACCCAGCCGATGATGGCTAATGGAATTCAGGTCAGCAGTGCCCCTGTTGCATTAGCAGTTACACCTAAACCTCAGGCTGCTGCAAAGCCGATGATGCAAGCCAGACCCGCCGCAGCCCTGGTAGCTGATAAAGGTATCAGTATGGTTTTAGGCACTGTTGGTAGCAGCAGTAGTGGAAATTGCAGTAGTAGCAGCAGCAATGCTAGCAGCAGTTCAAGCAGTATTAGCAGTACTAGCAGCTTATGTAGCCAGGCTAGCGTAATCAGTATTGGTAGCAGCAGCACTGCTAAGTCAAATAGCAACAGCAATTTTAAGGTCAATAAACCAGGTACTGACGCCACTTGCATTCAAAGCAACGGTACTATTGTGAAAAGTGAGGGTAAAGGCAATTCTGAGGCTAAAAGCAACCTTAACAGCAAGATCAATGTTTCAAATGCCAGTACCACTCCAGCCACGACCTCTGCATCTACGACTATAACAGATAGCACCGTACCAAGTAAGTCAGACTCTCCTGTCTCTGTGAACTCTCGTATATTCTCCACCACCAACTTCCTGGACCCCAGCTTTAACAAAACCAAAAAGTCCCAGGAACAGCTGGCAGCCTTAAAGGAGAGCTTCCTTGTTAGCCAGTTTCCTAATCAAGAGGAAGTAGACCGACTTATAAGCCTAACTGGTCTGTCTGTACGTGAAGTGCGAAAATGGTTCAGTGACCGCCGCTACCACTTCCGGAATCTAAAGGGTTCAAGGTCAAGTGGCGGAGGTCAGACTGTTACGGCTAGTGGTGGCATTTCCCAACTGGATACCCTTGCTGCTGTAGACCTGTCCGAAAACAGTACACCCCCAGAGAGGCCCAAAACCCCCCAGCAGTCACCTCTCAGCCCCTCACAGACATCATCCCCACCAACTCCAACACGGCGTCCTCCACGACCCCCGTCGCCAGATTTCACCGCTATACGCTACAAAGAGCGAGAGCCCCACCAGGTTCGCACTTTGGAGGCCAGCTTTGCACAGGACCCAGTTCCATCTAGTGAAGAAGTTGACCGGTTAAGAGCAGAAACAAAGATGACTCGCCGAGAGATCCACGGTTGGTTTTCTGAGCGACGGAGGAGGGTAGCAgcagagaagaagaaagaagaagctGAGAGGGCAGAGAGGGAAGATGATGATGCAGTGGGAGAGGGAGAGGAGCATGTAATAAAAATGGGAAAAAGCACCAATGAGGAGACCCATGAAGCTGAGGAAACACAACAACAAGGCAAAGAGGACCAACAGAAGGATGAAAGTGGTACTGAGCCGAAAGTTAACCCAATCAAAATCAATCTCAAAATGCTGAAAGTTACTGAATCTAATGGAAAAGGTGACCCTGAGGGCAGTCAACTGAATGAGGCTACCAAGGTGGCACAATCTATCTCTCAGACAGCTGTTCCTCAGACCTCCCCATACCGAGGAAAGAAGACGCCGGAACAGCTCCACCTGCTGAAGCAAGTCTTTGCACGCACCCACTGGCCCAGTAGTCCCCAGTACAATGAGCTTATAACTAAAACAGGCCTGTCACGACCAGAGGTGGTACGCTGGTTTGGAGATTGCCGCTATGTCCTGAAGAACGGTCAGCTCAAGTGGCTTGAGAGTTACCAGACCATGGTAGATGAGGAAGACTTCCAGAAAGCCAACATTAGCATCCTAAAGGACCACCTAGACAAGCATGGTAAACTAGATGAGACTAAATTGGATGAGATTGTCAAATCAAGTGGATTAGGTGAGGAATCAATCCGGCGGTGGTTTGCCAATAAAATGCCACTTTTATTGGAGGAAAGCAACTCTGAGAGCACAGGAGGTGTGATGACTGGATCATCATCTGCAAGCCCATCTGAAGCTGCTCCAGCGTCCCAACATTCAGACCACGAAGAGGCGGAGCAGTCAGGAAGCAGCCTAATCTCTAAGGATCAAACCACAGGAGTTGACATATCAACAAGTACTAAACAAG AATCTGACTGA